A stretch of the Capsicum annuum cultivar UCD-10X-F1 chromosome 8, UCD10Xv1.1, whole genome shotgun sequence genome encodes the following:
- the LOC107840043 gene encoding probable protein phosphatase 2C 10 gives MDNLCCFNSKFSKLAGGRSSCSSGKGRSNQGPIKYGFSLVKGKANHPMEDYHVSKFVQLNGHELGLFAIYDGHLGDSVPAYLQKHLFTNILNEEDFRNDPHRAILHAYERTDQAILSHNPDLGRGGSTAVTAILINGRKLWVANVGDSRAVLSRRGQAIQLSIDHEPNTERGDIENRGGFVSNMPGDVARVNGQLAVSRAFGDKNLKSHLSSDPDVTNADVDADTDLLILASDGLWKVMSNQEAVDIVRKVKDPEKAAKQLAIEALIRESKDDISCIVVRFKG, from the exons ATGGATAATTTATGCTGCTTCAATTCTAAGTTCTCAAAG CTTGCAGGAGGACGGTCATCATGTAGCTCTGGCAAAGGAAGAAGCAATCAAGGGCCTATCAAGTATGGCTTCAGCCTGGTTAAGGGGAAAGCCAATCATCCCATGGAGGATTACCATGTTTCTAAATTCGTCCAGTTGAATGGTCATGAACTAGGACTTTTTGCTATTTATGATGGGCATTTGGGAGATAGTGTGCCTGCCTATTTACAAAAGCATTTGTTTACCAATATATTAAATGAG GAGGATTTTCGGAATGACCCTCATAGGGCAATCTTACATGCATATGAGAGAACAGATCAGGCTATTCTTTCACACAATCCTGATCTTGGGAGAGGTGGCTCCACTGCTGTGACTGCGATTCTTATAAATGGCCGTAAGCTATGGGTAGCAAATGTTGGGGATTCCAGAGCAGTGCTTTCTAGGAGGGGTCAGGCCATCCAGCTGTCAATTGATCATGAACCAAACACCGAGCGAGGTGACATTGAAAACAGAGGTGGTTTTGTCTCAAACATGCCAG GAGATGTTGCTAGAGTAAATGGCCAACTAGCTGTATCTCGTGCTTTTGGTGACAAAAACCTGAAATCACACTTGAGTTCTGATCCTGATGTAACAAATGCTGATGTTGATGCGGATACAGATCTTCTCATACTTGCCAGTGATGGTCTATGGAAG GTAATGTCTAATCAAGAGGCAGTCGACATTGTGAGGAAGGTCAAAGATCCAGAGAAGGCAGCCAAGCAGTTAGCAATCGAAGCATTGATCAGAGAAAGTAAAGATGATATATCATGCATTGTTGTCCGATTTAAAGggtaa
- the LOC107840044 gene encoding uncharacterized protein LOC107840044 encodes MTESSSSYSVGPLLLRNLLTSAFIFADKPFIVLAERYKLLETLRYFLVSVFLFFLRLLPLLFPSLNCSGENLKGKKGKGEIYTPVGVSGGVESGISRALTQVLSIVNDIPVSSRKYEVVRSLAERLIDENLLEGNEALREVNCTALSAAFTRTLSQLESAMVAEAEEGGGVGGVLGGRGGDYIGKLSRGLRAIRYYGDVVWQRGRARNQMSQFGCSAEKLVAELLWLAQKMVACGCVDEAVCMWASASHVAWLALSAEPRLQGSLVKVSAFLFKQSREIGEDTEDEESTKEHLRRTNMNMLMSWLPLLCRASNGTDTPVLSISERAELERILEQIIGTLEQEEEQEKVLSLWLHHFTYCPSSDWPNLHDCYTRWCKASRKLLLH; translated from the exons ATGACGGAAAGTAGTAGTTCTTACTCTGTTGGCCCTTTGCTTCTGAGAAACTTATTGACGTCGGCGTTTATTTTTGCCGATAAGCCGTTTATTGTTTTAGCAGAAAGATACAAACTTCTTGAAACGTTACGTTATTTTCTTGTTTCTGTTTTTCTGTTTTTTCTTCGTCTTTTGCCTTTGTTGTTTCCTTCTTTGAATTGTTCGGGAGAAAATTTGAAGGGGAAAAAGGGGAAGGGGGAGATTTATACTCCGGTTGGTGTGAGTGGTGGTGTAGAGTCGGGGATATCGAGGGCGTTGACGCAGGTTTTGTCGATTGTGAATGATATTCCGGTGAGTTCGAGGAAGTATGAGGTGGTGAGGTCATTGGCTGAGAGGTTAATTGACGAGAATTTATTGGAGGGAAATGAAGCTTTGAGGGAAGTGAATTGTACGGCTTTGTCGGCGGCGTTTACGCGTACGCTTAGCCAGCTGGAATCGGCTATGGTGGCGGAGGCGGAGGAAGGTGGAGGTGTTGGTGGAGTTTTGGGTGGTAGAGGCGGAGATTATATTGGTAAGTTGAGCCGTGGATTGAGGGCGATTAGGTATTATGGTGATGTAGTGTGGCAGCGGGGAAGGGCGAGGAACCAGATGAGTCAATTTGGGTGCTCGGCTGAGAAGCTGGTGGCGGAGTTGTTGTGGCTTGCTCAGAAGATGGTAGCTTGTGGTTGTGTTGATGAAGCTGTTTGTATGTGGGCTTCAGCTTCACATGTGGCTTGGCTTGCTCTTTCTGCTGAACCGCGGCTTCAGGGATCTCTTGTTAAGGTTTCAG CGTTCTTATTTAAACAATCCAGAGAAATAGGAGAAGACACAGAGGATGAAGAAAGTACAAAAGAGCATCTCAGGCGGACAAACATGAATATGCTGATGTCATGGCTACCATTGCTATGTCGAGCAAGCAATGGTACAGACACTCCAGTCCTGAGTATCAGTGAAAGGGCTGAGCTTGAAAGAATATTAGAACAGATCATAGGGACATTGGAACAAGAAGAGGAGCAAGAAAAGGTGTTGTCCCTTTGGCTTCACCATTTCACCTATTGCCCTTCTTCTGACTGGCCCAACCTCCACGATTGCTACACTCGCTGGTGTAAAGCTTCTCGTAAGCTCTTGCTTCACTGA